One genomic segment of Belonocnema kinseyi isolate 2016_QV_RU_SX_M_011 chromosome 2, B_treatae_v1, whole genome shotgun sequence includes these proteins:
- the LOC117167587 gene encoding dynactin subunit 6, protein MSINMSTGTPSSPRSILKIAAGAVVCDESILKGDITIGPRTVVHPKAIILAESGPIIIGEGNIIEEMATIINRLPEGAPKLPTVPVQIIGNYNVFEVDSTCEAHKVGDNNILETKAFVGRDVELTNGCIVGAACSVSEPEILPENTIIYGSQCQRREMNDKPYPQVGQLDFLMRVLPNYHHLRKPNMKLKTGPSI, encoded by the exons ATGTCGATCAACATGTCAACTGGCACACCTTCCAGTCCTCGATCAAT tctGAAAATTGCTGCTGGGGCAGTAGTTTGCGATGAAAGCATACTCAAAGGAGATATAACAATCGGTCCAAGGACTGTTGTTCATCCCAAGGCTATAATTTTAGCAGAATCAGGTCCAATTATTATTGGCGAAGGAAATATAATCGAAGAAATGGCAACTATTATTAACAG GTTGCCGGAAGGTGCTCCGAAACTTCCGACAGTACCTGTTCAAATTATAGGAAATTATAACGTTTTTGAAGTGGACAGTACTTGCGAAGCTCACAAAGTTGGGGACAACAATATTCTGGAAACGAAAG CATTTGTTGGTCGAGATGTTGAATTGACCAATGGCTGCATTGTGGGAGCAGCTTGTTCTGTCTCAGAACCAGAAATTTTACCCGAGAATACAATTATTTACGGAAGCCAATGCCAGCGCAGAGAGATGAATGATAAACCCTAC CCTCAAGTTGGACAACTTGATTTTCTGATGAGAGTACTACCGAACTATCATCATCTGCGAAAACCCAACATGAAATTAAAAACCGGCCCATCGATATAG